GCTTGTTGGACTCGGAATTCTCGGTGCTGGACTGTATGCAATCGACTCGACGGTTTCCGTCGAGACGACTGTCGACGCCGATCCTTACCGAGAAGTCAAAAGTCAAGTAACGACACTCAAGGGAGACATCGAAGCCGACTCGCAGCGGCGCGCTGAACTCGAGGAAGAAATCGCCGAAAAAGAAGCAGAGCTGACCGATCTCATAACGGAATTAGGTCTTCCCGAGGAACTCCCGACAGACGACGTCCCTGAGTTTTACGAGCAAGTTGTCGAACTCGACGAGCAGATTGGTGAGTTTCGGGACGACCGGACGGAATGGGAAGAAGAAAATACAGAGTTCGCGACAGAACTCGAAGAGGTCGCATCACTACTTGCCGACGTAACGGAGGTTTCATGGACAGCTGAAGATCCGCTGACGGATACCAACGCCCTTCTCTTTACGCTCGAAGGAGTCGCGGCCGATCTCGAGTTGGCACAGGAGGTTCGACGAGCTGAAACCGAACGCGATGACTGTATTGCGGATATCGATTCTGTACTTAGCAAATGGGACGAGGAGAAGTCAGCTGGGGCCGCTACTAACGATGACCAGATTCTCCAGCATATCCAAGCATTCAAAGACGAAGCCGAACGGGTCGGACATCTCGAAGACGCATTCGAGGAATATGAGCAACTCCAGACACAAGTCACGACACGTTTAGATACGCCCTCTGCTCGGGAAGTCTTCGAACCGCTCCGAGATGGCGACGAACCGTGGATCGACGTCGTCCAAGAGGCTGCTGCCGAGTACGCTGACACGGATGCAATTGCCGACGATATTCGGGAACAAAACAGCCAGATCGACGAAATGGAGACTCAGCGTGAGGAATTGCGAGAAGCCTGCATCGAACTCGAACAGCGGCAGGAAGAACTTGCCTCGGAAGATGATCTGCAAGAGGCACAAGCGAAGATCGATGAAGGCCGGGTTGAGTTCGAACGCCTCGGCGAAACCTACGCTGTCAACCGGATTGCTGAAGAGATTGTCAAGCAGCTGCACGAGCGATTGATGGCAGATGTGGTTCACTCGCTCGTCGATGATGCGAGTAGCATCTTCAGCGAGATCACGCAAGAGTACGATGGAATCGAACTGAACGGCGATATTCAGGACCTTGAATTCCGTGCGCTCCGGGAAGACAAGCCTGCCCACGGCGTTGGTGAGTTGAGTCGCGCGACTGGAGAACAACTCTTCCTGGCTGTTCGGTTAGCCCGAATCCGACAGACGGATGTCTCGCTCCCAGTCGTACTCGATGACGCTGCTACGAACTTTGATCCTAATCATATGAGCCGCGTATTCGAAGTCATCGACCAGCTAACGGAATCGAATCAGGTGTTCTTCCTTACTTGCCATCCTGAGTGCGTCCGTATAACAGCGTCAAATGACCTCTCTGCACAGTACTGGTCACTCAATAGTGGACAGTTCACTCGGCGTGAAACTGCCGATACTTTAGAACAAACTCTATCGGCTGATTGATAATTTAATCCAATATCCAGGCCCGCTTGCTTTCGTCTACAATCTAACGCCCTCCAAATTACCGAACACCAAATTGATTGAAAAACATTTACCATTTTCAAAGCTGTGTCTAGCTATCAGATGGCGTACTCTCTCAACGCGTTTGAGTTAGAAATTCCGGATATCGATGCAGACCTGTACAAACTAGACCCCCAACCATCGGATGATCCTTACCGAGTTCTCGGTCGGTTAGAGAGAAGCTTTGAGCAGCAACTTGACGGGAAAGCGCAAAAGTGGAAACAAGCGGAGGACGGAGATTGGTATATTGCCGTCATAGATGCGAGCGAGCGGAAAACCATCGAATCTCCCAGTAGTGGTACGAGTGCTACTCCTACATCGACTCACACGTTGGATCCATCGTCTTTCTGGGACCGAATGGTCCTCCAACGAGCAATCTCGGATTCTGTCCAATGGTACATGACGAATTACCAGGACTTCTGGTATCACGAGGACGCAGACGCACTATTCTATCCCTCCCCTCGCGGTAAAGTCGATGAGTATGATGTGTACACGGGATTTTCGCACAGAGTCGAATTCCAGGACAGTCCACAGTTAGTGGTGAGATCGGTTACCAAGTTCATTAGTAGTGAGTCGCTCGCAGACCGAATCAACCGCCAAGGGATTGAGGAAGCCACAAAGAAGTATGGTGGCGAGAACTTCAGGCTTGATCGTCCTGAACCCACTAAATGTACGCTTCACGGCATCTCGACGGAGAAGAAGGTCTCGGACAAAACCATCGACTTTGGAGATGAGATGCTCTCCGTACTTGAATTTGCACAGCGGGAATACGGGAGCGAATGGGCAGACAAGATAGACCCTGACGAACCATTAGTCCAAATCCGATTCGGGAACAGTGATCCGTACGATACCTCCCCTTCGCTGTTGAACGCATCTCCTGAAGAACTGAACCACCGCTTAACCAGTGAGGCCGCACTGTCCGCAAAAGAACGGCAAAAAGCCATTCAGAATTTCATCGGTCGAATTCACTACATTCAGGTCGAAGACGAGAAAGTGTCCGTCAGCGATGACGGAGTGAGACCAACCGAGCAGGGTGACTTCGATTACCCGGACTTAGCGTTCGGGAACGATGAGGTCCTCTCGACTGGCGCGCCAAACGCTGTGGATCCGAGCCAAGAGGTCCACCCTGGAAACTGGCGCTGGATTACCCGTGACTACCTTGAGGAGTACGGGTTCTGGGAGTCACAGAGGAAGCTATCCGAAATCGTACTCGTATATCCTGGGGGAGAAGAGACGCGGGCTGAAAACCTCTATCAAGATGTCCGGGAGAAACTCTCAGAGATCGGTGGAGTCCAAATCCGGTCCGACCCTCACCGTGTTTGCTATACTGATCAAGTGGAGTTCGACGAATGGGTGGCTGAGTTCGGCGACTCTATCGACGGCGTTCTCGGTCTTATTGAGGGCGACGGCGACGAATATTACGAAATCATCGATGCATTCGGAGGTGCACCAACCCAGTACGTGAACACATCGACCTACTCTGAACATCGGGGGGCATCTGACGACGTCATCTTCAACACGGCTTGTGGACTCGCCGTTAAGTTGGGTGCGTACCCGTTTGGTCTCGCAAACGACCTCAATTCAGATGTGTATCTCGGGCTCAGCGTCGCTGGAGATCGATCCACAACGGCAACCGCCGTTGCTATCGACGGACGGGACGGCAGGATTCTCTACCAGACCGAAGAGCCACTCGGTCAGGGTAGCAGCACTGTGTCAGAGGGATACCCTGCCAAGCGAATTATCCAACGGAGTCTGAAGACAGCCAGCTCAGCATTTGACCGCCCAATTGAGTCATTCGACATTCATCGGAACGGTGATTTTGGGGACGCGGAGCTAGAAACGCTATCATCAGAACTTCCTGCGCTTCAGGACCAGAAATACGTGCACACCGATGTTTCGTGGTCAGCGGTTGAAGTCATCGAAAACCACCCATATCGGTTGTTCTCAGAACGAGGGGACCGTGCTCCGGACACGGGTGCATACGCTAAATTAGACGACGAACACGTGTTGGTCACCACGTTCGGTGAGCCGCAGATTCACCAAGGAACACCCAAACCAGTTCTGTGTAAGAGACGAGCTGCATCTCAGGACCAGGACATCACAGCCATCGGTGAAGATGTCTTCAAGTTGTCTCTCCTGAACTGGGGCTCGCCGATGATGAAAATGAAGCCGCCGGTGACGACCAAGATTCCGAAGGAGCTCAACGAAATTTTCGACAAGTGTAGTCGCGTTCGCTATCCGCCGTTCTGAGCCCACTTCCGGTTGACTTTCACTCGATATTTGATTTCTGAGTCGATTTCGTCGAGAGATTCATCGGAGTTGACTTTCCCCGTTATCCTCGGGAGTTCGTTGTCTACCTCCCGCTGAGCAGCGTCGCTGACCAAAGTCAACAGATCCTCCGCGACGTAACTATCATAGTCCTCCGGTTTGTTCTGCGTTTGGTTATTCAGGTGGCCATCTATCGAGGCCAACACCGGTTGAACCATTTCCAAGGCTGATTCTGGGAAGACATCCCTCGTCAATTGGCTTATGAATCTGAGGCGGAGGGCGTTCGGAGGGTGTTCGGTGAATAGGTTATACGGACGCTGGTTATGCAGGTAATCCGAGATTGCGTACACGTAGGCAGGGCCGAACGTGAGGACACCACAGGCGTCACAGAGGAACTCTGTGTACCATTCGTCCCAGTACTCGGCGAAATCTCCTCTCTCCCCTCCCCAGTCAGCGTCGATCTCCCACATCCGGTCGTGATACGCGCGATCCTTCCCGACTTGGTCGAAGAGGGCGTGACCCAACTCGTGTGCTAGCAGAGGTTGGTACTGTCTCGGGTTCGCGTGGCGAGGTGCTAAGAGACTGTATATTTCGCCACTCCTTTCTTGCAGAGGGAATATTGCGTATGACTCCCAGATCGTCGGAAGTACGGTGATAGAGATGTTCAGCGGACTGCTGACCTCCGAACACACTTCGCTAATATCGTCGATCATCTCTGTGTCCTCTGCGCGCTGACGAGCGTGGAGTTCGATGTACCCCGTTATTTCGTGGAGGTTATCCAGACGAACATCAAGGTCATCGAGCGCGGAGACGTATCGATCATAGAAGTCTGGCACTGAATCTTCTGATGCCTGTGCCAGCGCCTCTTGACGTGTCTTCGCTCTTTCGAGCGTATTCTCGACCGGTTCAAGGAACGTCTCGTTCTCTTCGTCAGAAAGGCCAGAATCCAGTTCAAGGAGGTCACTACGCAGTTGGGTTAACTGGCTCTCAAGCCTCGTCAAGCGTCGATTAGCGAGCTCCTCCAGCAAGATTCCCTCTCATATGATCCACATTCCGTTTAGAAGTTTCCGACGTGAACTCCTCGACTCGCTGAAGAAGTTGCTTGGCCTTGTTCAGCCCTGACTCGCATCGTAGACTCTCGGAAGACTTCGCCAACGCAGTAGTGGCGGTTTCTAGGTCCCGGCTGAACTGTTTGGCCGTCTGCTTGCGCCCCGTGGTTCGAAGATGGTCCGCTAACGCGAGGTAATAACTCGAAACCTCATTCGGGTTCTGTAGAGCGTCACGGACCCCCTGCAAGATCTTGCAGCCATCTTCCAGGTTTTCCCTCACCTCCTGTGACGTGTACACTCCGAAGTCGTCGCTCTCGTTTTTGAGTATAGCGATGGCTAGCAAAGCGTCGTCGGCAGTTTCGTTGAGGCTTTGATTGGCCTCGTATTTACGCTTTGCTCGCCAGAGCGACATCCTGAGGTAGAACGTAGTAGGTCTGATACAATAAATTTTCGCCATATCGACCTCCTTACGAGCCGCGTAAGGGGCGTACGGAGCTAGCAATTCCAACGTTCAATTTGGAGTCGATAGCTCTGCTGAATCGTAACCCCGATTATGAAATCCTCCTGACGGCGTCGATTTTCCTGCGAACTTTGATAAGAATTCGCTATGTTGCCTTTTCTATTAATGTCGGTATTGTCCGAGCAGGAATTGCGGACCAGATGGCAAGATCGATGGGACAGTTTTCTATCCCACGTTCGAGAAGCAGATACAGCAGAAGCTGCTCAGAATGCACTCCGGGACAAGGTAATCATCGGTAATGCTGAACGGAAAATTGCTGGCGGGCACGAAGGGCGAGAAATCCTTGAGCTACTTCAGAATGCTCGGGATGCAATCTGGCAAGGGGATGCAGAGCAGGGCCGTGTCTACGTTGGCGTCTACGACGAAGGGGTGTTAGTGGCTAATACGGGCAGCCGATTCGATCTCTTTGACCCACAAGTCGAAGACGCCGTCACGATGATCGGCGAGACCGGGAAGGGAGACGACGATCAATCCATCGGTCACAAAGGTGTCGGCCTGAAATCCATCCTCGCAACGGGTGACGCTTTTGAGATCTTCACTCGGCCGGACCAGTCTTCCGACGACATCCTTGCTGTTCAATTGAGTCGAGCATATCTCGTCGCTGCTATCCGTAATCGGCTAGGCCAGGATAGCAACATCTCGGATCTTACCGGCGATCTCGATGATGCGACTCTACAAGAGGTGCTGACAAACAGCAGTCCAGACGAGACGATTCCGCTCACAGACGGGGTTCAGGATTCAATCTCCAAACTCCCGCTGTTCAATTTCCCGGTTCCGTTAGCTATGAACGGATCGGAGGCAGATTCCGACCCAGTTCGCTCTCGTGTTCGTGAGCTACTAACTGGCTCCTCCAGCACTTCGATTGAGAATCAGTTCCGTACTGCAGTGTTCATCCGGTACGAAGATTCTGAGTGGCGCTCACAACTATCCGATATCGGCACTTCGACTCCCGAAGAGGAGGATACTGGATCGATTGAGGATCGGCCGCAGCGGATTTGGGAGTATCTCTCTGCGACAGCAAGCGAAGATGGGCTCCAACCCGAAACGCTCGTTCAACTCGGCGGTATTGAGGAACTCACGCTTGAGCGTGCCACTGATGGCGGCAGCGATACCGTGCGCAAAGAACGGTGGGAGATCCAACGCGATTCAAGCCCGAATGTCGAGACCCCGGATCTCGCACACAGCGAAGTTGATGTCCATATACAGTCACCGGACGATACCGAAACCACCCATCGCTTCGATCAATTCCAATTCACGAACGCCCGTCAACACCATACTACATTACTCGTGAACAAGGCTGCGGACGGTGGCTCAGTCCCAACTGCTTCGTACCCTCTCTATCTATTCTATCCGATCGAAGGAACGAGCGCAGTCGAGCTTCCGTTTTGTCTTCACGGTCGCTTCCGAGTCGAAACGAACCGTAAGGACCT
The sequence above is drawn from the Halorhabdus sp. CBA1104 genome and encodes:
- a CDS encoding AAA family ATPase: MHLNDFRIDDFGCFRNARLETLDDNLIVIGGPQRAGKTTFMQALRQFPDGVDRSDGIPPATDEYRIDAELTHNGNRYRYVLNGHASPSVSPIGDGPEIEAKDIFGPITERQYRNLYTISLDELRRLPPGIDDSEDLARILLGGAYGDIADIPEIEEEFSDQAHKIGLSKGNPNTKTSQLHDPYQTVKDGIEARKEASQQVDEYRSVTQELTNKRSELADLKNKIEHRQRTRDRLNILQELFDPLQQIETLNARLEDADQDFVEKFPTHLTDQLEHFEEQFNAATTGLTEAQQEFTQEASIKTTDEYYEWLLKHEEEIESLAENQKLWAKTAEQLTERRDQLETRKRDLEREISSLYSEWDESFTHLDEIETSAVDTAQVDDIVSTIEDLQAEHDSLEESIDSDRTRKRELESELAEMEEEHEETKEITVSKRKPALIAGIAIVAGTGVGFVATPLVGGLVGLGILGAGLYAIDSTVSVETTVDADPYREVKSQVTTLKGDIEADSQRRAELEEEIAEKEAELTDLITELGLPEELPTDDVPEFYEQVVELDEQIGEFRDDRTEWEEENTEFATELEEVASLLADVTEVSWTAEDPLTDTNALLFTLEGVAADLELAQEVRRAETERDDCIADIDSVLSKWDEEKSAGAATNDDQILQHIQAFKDEAERVGHLEDAFEEYEQLQTQVTTRLDTPSAREVFEPLRDGDEPWIDVVQEAAAEYADTDAIADDIREQNSQIDEMETQREELREACIELEQRQEELASEDDLQEAQAKIDEGRVEFERLGETYAVNRIAEEIVKQLHERLMADVVHSLVDDASSIFSEITQEYDGIELNGDIQDLEFRALREDKPAHGVGELSRATGEQLFLAVRLARIRQTDVSLPVVLDDAATNFDPNHMSRVFEVIDQLTESNQVFFLTCHPECVRITASNDLSAQYWSLNSGQFTRRETADTLEQTLSAD